Genomic window (ANME-2 cluster archaeon):
TATTGTTATCCAATCTTCCATTGAGATCACCCCAAAATCCTCCTGCAATAAAACAGGGGAATTTTGATATATAGGGTGGGTCAATTTTCAATGGGAAAAGTGGGTCAATTTTAGGTGGGAATTTTCATCATAGAACTATCCGGCTTTGATGTTGACATATATCAAGGAGAATGGGCTGTTGGTGGAAAAAAGATAAATATTACAAAAAAGGGGTGCGAAATATGAGTTTAATGGCTGACTGGAGGCTACAGGGTAAGAATGGATTTGAAAAACTGGAGAAATTACTCAGGCGAGAGTTGTGTATGGGCTAAACAAATACAATTTTCTTATGTATTTCATTAAATTCCTTTTTCTACTCATCGGCAAGTGCCCATAATCTCCACATAATAGCTCTTCTTTCGAAAATTTGAATTAGCGGTGGGACTGATTTACCCCCTTTTTCGTCTAACAAAATTTCTAATGTTTTTCAACAATGGATTTGTAGACGAGGAGATTTCCTTAATCTCATCCCAGTAATGCAATGCATTTCGGTCTTTGCCAAAGAAGATCTTTACATCAGAATCCATAAGTTCAAGCTTTTTTTTACTGAGTGTGTGCAAAACTTTACCTGTCGCCTTAAGCCCATTTGTGTTTTCAACAGTAAACAAGAACTTCAAAAACTCACAAAAACTGTTATAGTCTTTATCACTCTTACTCTGTTTTAAATAATCTTTCGCACACATGACAATATACATTTCCGATACTCTTGGTGACATATCGAATAAATTATAAAGCTTAATGAGATCATTTGATGTCTGACAAGAGTTTGTAATATACGGTACAATCCATTCTAAATAGTTATCTGCATCTTTTTCGGTTAATCCTAAAAGATTAACCTTTTTGTCATCAACAAGTCTTTCAAGTTTTGCCATTACAGGCTGTAAGTCCTTATTGCTTTTGATTTTTTCAATATTCATACCAACACAAATAAGAAATACTTTTCCGCTTATAGCTTGGCGGGGATAGTCGAAGTTATATTCGAAAATGGTCATTACAATCTGTGTGTTTTCTTTTGACGGACGCTCCAAAGGAATCTTCTTTGTTATGTTACCAATTAGTTCATCAACAAATGGAACATCCAATTTGTTCTGATGGATGATGCCAAGCAATTCATTCTCAATTGGAGTGATATCCCTGTTTCTGGTGCTTTTAACATTGTCATAATAGGCTCCAAGAATTTGTGGCAAATACTCTTGTGAATAATTTTGGTTAAAGGCAACAAAGGATTCGAAATGCTCTCTAAATAATATATCTCCGTCTGTTGAACCTGGATTACGATTCAACAACGATTTAAACAAACCATACATTTGCTCCCTTCTATTGTAGCCATTCAGAATAGTAAACACAGCATTTCGATTTTCATACTGTGATTTTGCAGCAACCTGATAGAAACATTGCCACAATGAACGAGCAGCAGCTTCGCCTGAAGTTAGGTCTGACATCACTCCATCCAGATTTAATGCAATATTAGTTAAATATTCATGATCATTTGAAAATTCTTCAAGTATTCTAGTAACAACATAGAATCCATTGTTCTCATTGATGCTATACACTGATTGCACGATTCCAGCATAGAGGTTTCCTATTGGGTGCTCAACATATAATTCTTCAGCGGGAGTGGTTTTAACTTTCACATAATCGCAGAGAACTTTGATAATGAAAGCCAACTTCCAATTTGAAACATCATGTTTTATTACACCAAATATCTTCTGTTGATTATCTTCATTCATCAGTTCTGCAGCAATACTGATTCCTGCTGCATTGCAGAGTTCTTCTAAGCCTGTATAAAAACTTGTAAATTCTTCTTTGCTTATCTCTGTTCCCAAAAAAGAATTGAGTATTCTCTCAATAACAGCGCTTTTTGTTTGTTCTTGCATTAATGCAGATAGAAAACCGTATGAACCTATAATGTAACGAAAAACCTCTAATGAATAGTTATTGTCAAATGTTAATATTTTATCTTTTTCAAACAGCAATTGCTCTATTAAAGCGATCTTTTCTCCATCATCTGCAAACTTATCCGCAAATGAAACGGCATTTGCAAAAGATTCCCTGTTAATTTCCAATATCCCATCTTTACGTAATTTGTAAAGAGAATATGCATTATAATAATCTAAATCGGCTTTAGAGTAAGAATATGAGTTTATTAAGAATTCATGAAAACTCTTTAAGATATCATGGGAAAATGACATTGCCACTTCAATAAAATCATAAAAATCTCCTTTTATATTAAAATCGACAGTATCGTTTCTATATAAATCAAAAACAAAGTGTGATTGCAAACTTTCATATGCCTCAAAATTGTATTTTGTTCCATTGGGTACAACACCACATATTTGAGATCGTGACAATGATGGATCATATTCATATGTTGTGAAATTGATATTCAATGCAATCTTCAGCGGCAACGTATATTCGAGGGCTGCGATCCACATAATTATATTGTCCGCCTTATCGCACATCACAATACGCTTGCGCTCACTCTCAAACGAAAGCATTGCATGCAGCATATTCTTGAAGATATCCATACGGTCATCTTCACCTAAAAACTCAATAACATTGTCTATGTCAACACGATACCCTCTTAAGAGTTCAGGAGTAGGGAGAAAGCTGGGGATTTTAGGATTGTTAACTTCCTCGTATGCCATGCTATCCCTGAGCATTTCACTTCCGTAAAATTCGCATGGGTAGCTTGTGTATTCTGCTTCATCACATATTATTGAATGACTTAAACTATTGCCAAAACGTCCTGCACTACCCATATAATCTCTGCCAAGATATGTATTAAGAGTTACAGCACAAGTTCCGTTATTTAGTTTCCTGAAAATGAACGATTTGGGCATAATCAGGGCAATTTCTTCAGACATAACAACGCCAACTTCCAATGCGGGAGTCTGGTAAGTAAACAAACTCCTTACATCTTCTGATTTACTATCTTTAAAATCTGCATCATAAGAAAAAATCTGCTGTCCATCATTGACACCATTAATACCTCTCATGCATGAAGTAAAAATAATTTGATGTTTATTCATTTAATAGACCTCTGTAATTAGTCATTGAGAAGATTTTATTACTCCATTTTTCATTAACAACCAGAGAAATGAATCCTCAATTCTATGTGGTCTTGGTTTCTCAATCCCACCATCTTCACGAGGACTATTACCAAGTCCAAGTGCTGATACTGCAAAATAAGAATAGTCCGTATAATTTGCCTCAAGTTGCGACGTAAATGAGCCTGCATTCCATTCTTCTAACAATCCTTTGACTTCAGAGTTGACATTATGCCAATCAGGGAGATAAAAACTCTTTTTTGTGTAATGTGGGCTTGTTTCAAGCACGGTACATCCTTCGGGTATAATGGAATAAATAGCATCAAATTTTGAAAATACTGCAGCAACAGGAATGTCGATTTTTTTCCCATCAGGCAAATTTTTATCATTTCGAATCAAACGAGAAACACGAGCCATGATGTCATCCGCGCGTTTTGGGAGACTAGTAGCAGAAGTTGCTCTTGCAATTGTTTTGGCATCCAATTTATTTCTTACTTCAGGAATTTGCATTGGATCAAGCAAGAAAATGATGCCTGATGATTTGCAAATGTATTTATTTACAGTACTCATCATATCTTCATCGTCCAAGTCTTCACCGGCCGTGTCAAAAAAAACAAACGTGAAAGTATCATTCTCTTGTATTAGATTTCTGTGCTGAATATCAAGGGCTAATTTTTTATGTGGGACATCATATCTATAAATCAATGGTCTATATGCACCGTTATTACGATTTTCCAAGGAACTCATTGTTTTTTCAAGTCTTTGAAAATCAGTATATAGATTTCTTCCAAAAGCAGCTTCATATCTTTCTTCAGTATCCTCCTCAGGATACATAGCCCCACCGTTGAAGCGCAAAACTCGTTCTCTTAACTCTTTAATAATTACACCAACGAAATGGCTTTTACCAGTATCACGAGAGCCCACTATAGATATAATCATATTTGTACCATTAATTGTAGATGGCGGTAATATATTATGACAAGAAGGGCAAACAACTTTAAACGTTTGTTTTCCACATTCAGGACAGTTACCGTAATTTCTAAAAATAATCGAAATTCCTGCTTTAAATGTCTTTCTTCCTTTCAAGGGGTTATTTACGTTACCATTTTCGTATTTAGTCATTTCTTTATCATCAAATTCTTTACATTTCTTATTAGTACAACGAAATTGGGTCTCTGTAATTTTATGTTTGTCAAAACAATAAGGGCAAATAAATGTCATTTTCAGTACTATATAAATCCCTCCTACCTAATTTTTAAACTCGAGTTAATTTTAAGTTGAAGTTTGTATGATGAATGTAATTTGTCATTTTTTAAGAATGCCTTAATATAAGTATCACTTTCGATTTCATCAGGAAATGGAATTTTAACTTGCAGTGAACCAGTAAAAGCTTGTGCTGGTATTGAATGAAACAATTTGACTGATGGCTTGAACATAGGAACATTTCCTACTGCTGAATAAATATCAATATCAGGCAAATTAAAAGATTCTTCCCCAGCTTCAAAGTAAATTATTACATTGTTTTCTCCAAATCCAAATTTTTTCTTTGTCACTGAAATTGAATAGGTGATGACTTTTTTTGACTCATTTGCAAATAGATAATTTGTACCTGTAGAATAGTCTTTTTCCCCATCTCTTTTGAACTCTGCAAACACAGTAAAATAATAATTTTGTTGTTTTAGATCTTTAATAACAAGGACGCTATCAGCCCGATATTGTTTAATATTTATGTCTTCCCTTATCGATTGTATATCACCAATATCAACGGGATATTTGTCAAACCGATACAAAATAACAAATCCTGTTGCTTCTTTTGGTGAATCTATAAAAATATTAATATTATTGTTAGCCGCTACAATATTATTAATTTGTACAGATTCCCCCTTGCTTGCACGAGCAATAGCACCGATAACGGCCGAATTCGATTTTACAACCACTGCTGTAATATATAATCGCCCATCATCTTTAAACTGGAATGTACCCGTGTTGCGTTCTGTTTTTGTTACAGCAAGTCTTCTCATTTTAGATTCAAGGATTGCCTGGGATACAATTTCTCCACACTTATAATCAGGTTTATTTGTTGAATAATATAACCGCACTTCTGAATTATCTGGATTTTCCCATGTTGCCTGGAATGTATTGTCTTGAACAGGCTTCACGCTCAAAATTTCAATTGCTTTCGGCGGTTTTGTTGGCATTCCAGAAATGTTAATGCCATTGGTCATCTGTTTTTGACCGTTTATATTGTAAACCAGGCGCAATCGATAATTGTAATTCTCATCATTCTTCAAGCCACTGTCCAGGAAACCTTCTGAATTATTGCTATTAATTCGTTCTTCTTTACCACCGTCAGTAATTCTAAACAATTCGACAGTTGAACCGGAAGGAATAGAATCCCATTCCAACTGGAGCATTGCATCTCCAGGGGTAATTGTAACATTTGTTATTTCAAAAAGATTCACGTCAGGTTTTCGGGTGGATAATGGTTTTGAATATACACCAGCTCGTTCTGCAAATATTGCATAGTAATATCCAACGCCAGGCAGGATCTTGCTGTCGTTAATACTGCACACATTAACTCTTGCGACCAAATCTCCATCTGTATTGTTTATCGGAATAGCATCTCTTTTTCGTACAATCGAATAATATACAGTACCTTCCGAGGTACTTTCATTCCAGCTAAGGACGTTGGTTTTTGTGTTTCCGTCAGTTGAAATTCTCAAATTGGTTACCATCTGAGGTGGGTACCTTAAGATCAACTCACGAATTCCAGGATAATCACAACAACTTTCATGTGCCTTCGTACAGTTTTCAATGATCTCTTTTTCATTGGTTGCTGACTGAGCTTTAGCTTTATCATAATAAGATTTTGCTGTTTCAATAGCTGTTGTTATTTCTGCTTCTAAGTCAGCCTCCTTGAATTCAGGGAATCTCTTTAGAATATCTGCATATTGTTTCTTCGCTTCATAATAGCGCTTTTCTTGAACAGCCTTCCTCATATTTTCAGCTGTATCACCAATTCGCTGCTTAAACTCTTCCAGTTCTTCCCTCTTTGCTTTAACTTCACTACTACCAGGCCAGTATTTTTCAGCATCTTTCAAATGTGTTTCGGCAGTTTTAAATTCCATTGATTTGATGTATTGTTGAGCCAAGTTGCACAACGCCAACGCCCGATCTATATTTTCTAATTCAAAGCCACATTTGCACCATTTGATATTAGCATCATTTTCTGTACTGCATTTCGGGCATTTTATGACCAAATCTTTCTTACAGTTAAAACATTGTGTTCGCCCATCGGATACATCATTAATTCTACCGCAGCTACAAACCTTTATATTTACATTATTTTCGTTTGCAGGATTATGATTGTATGCAATATTCTCAACTTTACAAAAGGAAATAAAAACATTTTTCGCTAATGTTCTATCTATAGTCAACTCAGTTAATTGGTCAATGAAAACATCTCCTTGTTTATCAGACAATTCTGAACCTGCGACTTTTGCAATTTCTTTTACGTAATCTAAAACACTTCTTCTTTTGCCCCATGCTAAATATTCGTCATAAATTCTTTTACTGTTTTCATCCTTAAAAGCCTGCACGCATGTCTCGCATATTTTTTTACCAGCACTACTTGTATTGTTATTTTTGTAAAAGTCTTTTTTCTTCATTTCTTGCGCAAATTGCGTGAGCTTATCGCACGGTAGAGTATTCATAATCGTAGTACCGGGATTCAAGAAATCGTAGAAATTATCCTTATTAAATGGCTGAAGATATGTCTTCATACCCTCATATATTTTTGCACCATGGGGTTTGGTTTTATAATATTCTTCATAAAATTTCTCAAAATCGACATTCTTTTGTCCAATTTTTATGCCAAGGGCAGCCATTCTTTTTTTGACTATATCAACAGATACCTTTTTTTTAATTGCATATTTTTCGACAATGTCTTCGGCGATTTCTCCGCTTCCCCTACCAAGATTAGTAAGATCTTTATTTAACAAATCATATACATCATTGCGAGCAGCCTCAGCTTGCTTTTTACGCTCGACAGGATCACTCATTATCCTTTTGATTTCGTTGAGCTTTCCATGATATTCCTTGTATAGTGAGCCTCTAAAGGAATCATTGAAATTAGTTGCCCAAAATTTGCGCTTTTCTTCAATTATTTGGTCTATAACAGCTTGATCCTCGACTGGAGGATCAAAATCTAAATCTAATATCAAATACCAATTCTCATTCACGAATAGATCACCCTCACTCTGCAATCCAACAATTGAAATGTCATCGAAACAACCATATCTACAAACCTTTATATTTTCATTATTTTAATTCTTAGGGAGTTCCCATAGCTTGCATATTTTTAGCATCTTCACCATATAAAATATTCCCTTTAGGTTCGAAATACAAAACTGATGTTTGCCTTTCCAGTTTGCTTATCTATACATGCAACTGCACTAAAAGTTGTACCCAGGTCAATTCCGACTCTTATGCCCACTTTATTCCTCCAAATCAAAATCATCCTGCCACAATCAATAATTATTATGGCAGACGAAGTGTAATTAAATAATAACCATTTGCTTTGATTTTTCTTTCAATTTTTCAAACTGATTCACCAGTCATGATATATTTTGACTGTATAGTTCCTTTAATCGTTTTGTTGCTTGTTATGTCTTTACCAGTAACCTCCAAAATACCTTCGTTGTTAAGGCTGAATGTTACCTCAATTGGTGCGCCGTCAGGAAGATTGCCCGGCAATTCTAAGATTGCTGTGCCAATTTTATAATTTTCATCAATATCAAAATATTCCTCCATGAAATCATTTTCATAGACATTGATTTCCATTGTTTCCATGTTTTCTCCCATTGTTCTAAATGTCTGGGACACGGTTATGGCACCATCAGTGATAGGATTATTTTTAAAAATTATATTGCGACATTTCCTTTCACTATTAACGATCGCTTCAATTCCAAAACTCTTTGTTGTTGCTGAAATAGGCTTTGAATAAAAATTAACCGCATGAATAGCAGCGCCTTTAGCAACAGCTTCGTCCGGCTCAAGAATTTTAGGCTCTATGCCATATTTTTCTACAAGAACCTTAGTTACTTGTGGCATTCTCGTAGAACCTCCAACCAAAAGAATTTCATCTACTTTATAACCACGTCCTTCTGACTCAGCAATTGCAGCATCGGTTTTATCAATAGTGGAATTTAATAGTGGAGAAGTAATCTCATCAAATGTTTCCCTTGAAAAGTTGATTCTTGACTTTTCTCCGGCTGCCTCAACTATAACAGTAACTGTTTCTTTCGCAGTAAGCTGCTGTTTTGCTTTTTCAGCTTTCATAGCCAGCTCCTGCTGTGCATACTCATCAAAATCACCGTCATATCCTGTTTCAGATTTAAATTCATCTGCAAGGTATCGTATAATGGCAGCATCCCAATCTTTACCACCTAAATCGTGGTCACCAACGGAACATATGACCTCAATTTTGTCTGAACTTATTCTCATAATAGTAACATCAAAAGTTCCTCCACCTAGATCATACACAAGAATGTTTTTCTCTTCTTGTTCTTTAGTAAATCCATAATAAATTGCTGCAGCAGTTGGTTCACTGAGAATTCCTAATACATTAAGACCAGCAATTATTCCTGCATTCTTTGTTGCAGTTCTTTCAGGAGAACCAAAATAAGCAGGACACGTAATAACTACATCCTTTACTTCTTCATCAATTTGCTTTGCTGCATCTGCTGTGAGTTTCTTCAATAGGTAGTTTGAAACTTCTTCAGGGGATTTATTTTCGCCATTGTAATTTATGGCAAAGTCACTTTTCCCCATTAAAGTTTTTACCATTGAGACAGTATTATTAGGATCAATAACAGAAGTATCCTTTGCCACTTGTCCTACAACAACTTGCTTCGGACTTGCAAAATTAACCACAGAAGGGGTAGTATTTGTTCCCTCTGAATTGTTAATAACAGTTGCCCTTCCAGTTTTATCTACATATGCGATACACGAATACGTTGTACCAAGGTCAATACCGTATACATATTTATCCATTTTAAACTTCCTCCTCACTATTTTTTGCAATTATTTCTACTGGTTCTTCGTAATAATAAATATTAATTTTTTCTGCAGAAATCGTTCTTCCGTTGTAGTTATAACCACAGCTTAAAGACTCAGCTACTTTTCCGTGTAATTCGTTGTTTCTTGTAACTACTTTCTCAATTACTCGTTGCTTTACCGGTACAAAATCATCTTCAGGGCTGCTCTTGTATATCTCA
Coding sequences:
- a CDS encoding Hsp70 family protein; protein product: MDKYVYGIDLGTTYSCIAYVDKTGRATVINNSEGTNTTPSVVNFASPKQVVVGQVAKDTSVIDPNNTVSMVKTLMGKSDFAINYNGENKSPEEVSNYLLKKLTADAAKQIDEEVKDVVITCPAYFGSPERTATKNAGIIAGLNVLGILSEPTAAAIYYGFTKEQEEKNILVYDLGGGTFDVTIMRISSDKIEVICSVGDHDLGGKDWDAAIIRYLADEFKSETGYDGDFDEYAQQELAMKAEKAKQQLTAKETVTVIVEAAGEKSRINFSRETFDEITSPLLNSTIDKTDAAIAESEGRGYKVDEILLVGGSTRMPQVTKVLVEKYGIEPKILEPDEAVAKGAAIHAVNFYSKPISATTKSFGIEAIVNSERKCRNIIFKNNPITDGAITVSQTFRTMGENMETMEINVYENDFMEEYFDIDENYKIGTAILELPGNLPDGAPIEVTFSLNNEGILEVTGKDITSNKTIKGTIQSKYIMTGESV